One window of Cohnella hashimotonis genomic DNA carries:
- a CDS encoding sensor histidine kinase: MRMVDKVAAIRVFPKLVLTFLVVLSPLYIIGLQINMSGLKNVNKEITHSLSSRVNLYMELLDNDFGGILLTLQDYINDEDLMKLSITAEIMSDVEKTQANLRLKNHLDILNRSSKFVEEASVFIPLIDRTITSNMEGIKDFDANQFKAMSGPLKTKESPFLFWKDRIFVTLVYPPSSRGKDPIFVAAVEISIPELVSTLDSYTNEGGGAVLVEKATNRIIAKTTLNAESEIIMDQPELMESTDSNATRKVDVDGQSYLITRKDSEHLGMSLLMYVPTKDVNQQLASHRVWLIILSLASIVIVIAFSYSIYRIIHKPLISLLQSFRRIEQGQFNHTVTYPLKDEFGYLYEEFNSMARKLNVLVHEVYEQQYRARLSELRHLQSQINPHFLYNTYFILYRMAQLEDNENLMRLTKHLGEYFQFITRDGTDEVPLEMEAHHARTYMEIQSIRFANRVEAHFGDLPIGAAAIQVPRLIMQPIIENAYKHSLELKSKNGWMNVEFSLRPDELIIAIEDNGHEFTAEKLERLKQVLRANDGFAESTGMINVHRRLKIKFGEAAGLRLSEGARGGLKVEIIIPIGERDQ; encoded by the coding sequence ATGAGAATGGTCGATAAAGTCGCCGCTATTCGCGTTTTTCCCAAACTGGTTTTGACCTTTCTGGTGGTCCTCAGTCCCTTGTACATCATCGGTCTTCAGATTAATATGTCGGGGCTCAAAAATGTAAATAAAGAAATTACCCATTCTTTATCCTCCCGCGTCAATCTGTACATGGAGCTTCTGGATAATGACTTTGGAGGCATTCTCCTAACCTTGCAGGATTATATCAATGACGAAGATTTAATGAAGCTCAGCATTACCGCCGAGATCATGTCCGACGTGGAAAAGACGCAAGCGAATTTGCGGTTGAAAAATCATCTCGACATTCTTAACCGTTCGAGCAAGTTCGTAGAGGAAGCGTCCGTGTTCATCCCTTTGATCGACCGGACCATCACCTCTAACATGGAAGGCATTAAGGACTTCGACGCGAACCAGTTCAAGGCGATGAGCGGTCCGTTGAAGACCAAGGAATCTCCCTTTCTATTTTGGAAGGACCGAATATTCGTCACGCTCGTTTATCCTCCTTCAAGCAGAGGCAAAGACCCTATATTCGTCGCGGCCGTAGAAATATCGATTCCCGAGCTTGTGTCGACGCTCGACAGCTACACGAACGAGGGCGGGGGGGCGGTTCTCGTCGAGAAAGCGACGAATCGAATCATCGCGAAAACGACCCTCAACGCCGAAAGCGAAATCATCATGGACCAGCCGGAGCTGATGGAGAGTACGGACAGCAATGCGACGCGCAAGGTTGACGTTGATGGACAATCCTACCTGATCACGCGCAAAGACTCGGAGCATTTAGGCATGAGCTTGCTTATGTATGTCCCTACCAAAGACGTGAACCAGCAGCTCGCCTCCCACCGGGTATGGCTGATCATTTTATCCTTGGCTTCGATCGTAATTGTAATCGCTTTCTCTTATAGCATTTACAGAATCATTCACAAGCCGCTCATCTCGCTGCTCCAGTCTTTTCGGCGGATCGAGCAAGGCCAGTTCAATCATACCGTCACCTATCCGCTGAAGGATGAGTTCGGCTACCTGTACGAGGAATTCAACAGCATGGCCAGGAAGTTGAACGTGCTGGTGCATGAGGTGTACGAGCAGCAATACAGGGCCAGACTGTCCGAGCTGCGTCATCTGCAGTCGCAGATCAATCCGCATTTTTTATATAACACCTACTTTATTTTATATCGGATGGCGCAGCTGGAGGACAATGAGAACCTCATGCGGCTGACCAAGCATCTGGGAGAATATTTTCAATTTATTACGCGGGATGGAACGGATGAAGTGCCGCTCGAGATGGAAGCGCATCATGCCCGAACGTATATGGAGATCCAATCCATCCGGTTTGCCAATCGCGTAGAGGCTCATTTCGGTGACTTGCCGATAGGCGCGGCGGCAATCCAGGTACCCAGGCTGATCATGCAGCCGATCATCGAGAATGCCTACAAACATTCCTTGGAGCTGAAGTCGAAAAACGGTTGGATGAACGTCGAATTCAGCCTTCGTCCAGACGAGCTCATTATTGCCATCGAGGATAACGGGCATGAGTTCACCGCGGAGAAGCTGGAGCGATTAAAGCAAGTGCTGCGCGCGAACGACGGATTCGCCGAGAGCACGGGCATGATTAACGTCCATCGCAGGCTTAAGATCAAATTCGGCGAAGCAGCGGGACTGCGCCTGAGCGAAGGGGCTCGCGGCGGCTTGAAGGTGGAAATCATCATTCCGATCGGGGAGAGAGATCAATGA
- a CDS encoding GH39 family glycosyl hydrolase, with product MPDIRLDFTRKSAPLKKLHGVNNGPVTAGSLVDVTPAYREAGIPLARLHDTNWPNPGEVDIHTIFPDFGKDPEDPASYHFSKTDQYLASIVATGAKIVYRLGESIEHTSKKYYVHPPADYAKWARICIGIIRHYNEGWADGFHHDIRYWEIWNEPDNPDGQVMWSGTDEQYYELYRVASTAIKQHDPSLKVGGQAATMVNHPFTRGFIAYCRQHAVPLDFFTWHTYADDPEKVAANARLVRQWLEEAGYMDMECHLNEWGYLHFDSEEAAKLLWRPEGAAHRKRVFERQKNEEGAAFSAALFALLQDCPVHQANYYDAQPHSMFCGLFDMYGNPQKMYDVFAKFNELCQYDYRIEANIKDGLQGVYALGVSGKNGDSAIWVSNFRGESREYELAWTPAANQRFTHCEWAVLDRERRFDSPEYHDLQSGDRKLSVYLPKYAVLLAKLHAV from the coding sequence ATGCCTGATATTCGATTGGACTTTACCCGCAAGTCGGCGCCGCTTAAAAAGCTGCATGGCGTCAATAACGGCCCCGTCACGGCAGGTTCCCTGGTTGACGTCACTCCCGCTTACCGAGAGGCGGGCATTCCTTTGGCGAGGCTTCATGACACAAATTGGCCGAATCCCGGCGAGGTGGATATCCATACGATCTTTCCCGACTTCGGCAAAGATCCGGAGGATCCCGCCAGCTATCATTTCTCTAAAACGGATCAATATCTGGCATCAATCGTAGCTACGGGAGCCAAAATCGTCTACAGGCTTGGCGAAAGCATCGAACATACGTCCAAAAAATATTACGTTCACCCACCCGCGGACTATGCGAAGTGGGCCCGTATTTGCATCGGCATCATCCGGCATTATAACGAGGGATGGGCCGACGGGTTCCATCACGATATCCGTTACTGGGAAATCTGGAACGAACCGGACAATCCGGACGGACAAGTCATGTGGTCGGGCACCGACGAGCAGTATTATGAATTGTACCGCGTCGCTTCTACTGCCATCAAGCAGCATGATCCGTCGTTGAAGGTAGGCGGACAGGCCGCCACGATGGTCAACCATCCTTTTACGCGCGGATTTATCGCCTATTGCCGGCAGCACGCTGTTCCCTTGGACTTTTTTACTTGGCATACGTACGCCGACGATCCCGAGAAGGTTGCGGCTAACGCCCGGCTTGTCCGGCAATGGCTCGAGGAAGCCGGCTATATGGATATGGAATGCCATTTGAATGAATGGGGCTATCTCCATTTCGACAGCGAGGAAGCGGCAAAGCTGCTTTGGAGGCCGGAGGGAGCGGCGCATCGAAAACGCGTGTTCGAGCGCCAGAAAAACGAGGAGGGCGCAGCGTTCTCGGCAGCATTGTTTGCGCTGCTTCAGGATTGCCCCGTCCATCAAGCCAATTACTACGATGCGCAGCCTCACAGCATGTTCTGCGGACTGTTCGATATGTACGGCAACCCTCAGAAAATGTATGATGTGTTCGCGAAGTTCAACGAGCTTTGCCAATATGATTATCGGATCGAAGCGAATATCAAGGATGGGTTGCAAGGGGTTTATGCGCTTGGCGTGTCGGGCAAAAACGGCGATTCCGCCATATGGGTAAGCAACTTCCGCGGGGAGAGCCGGGAATACGAGCTGGCGTGGACGCCTGCCGCGAACCAGCGATTTACGCATTGCGAATGGGCCGTGCTGGACCGTGAACGCCGATTCGACTCGCCGGAATATCACGATCTGCAGTCGGGCGATCGGAAGCTGAGCGTTTATCTTCCGAAATATGCAGTGCTATTAGCCAAGTTGCACGCTGTTTAA
- a CDS encoding SDR family NAD(P)-dependent oxidoreductase: MRLRGQVAIVTGAARSIGAAVARRYAREGASVVVVDLLPELAEQVAASIRDDGGDAFAIQADVSVEAEVRAAVDETVRRYGTVHVLVNNAGIDPRCHWHEITGDEWDRVMNTNVKSQFYCAKAVFPHMKTQGYGKIINVSSVTFFTGQRNLLHYVASKGAVVGFTRALAREVGEHGIAVNCVTPGAVLTETEGEDMHQYDPARLEREMAELQSFQRRETAGDLEGVFVFLAASDSDFLTGQTLNVDGGWIMH; this comes from the coding sequence ATGAGATTACGGGGCCAAGTCGCGATCGTAACCGGAGCCGCGAGATCGATCGGCGCCGCCGTGGCGAGGCGGTACGCCAGGGAAGGAGCGAGCGTTGTCGTCGTAGATCTTTTGCCGGAGTTGGCGGAGCAGGTTGCCGCTTCGATTCGGGACGACGGCGGCGACGCTTTTGCGATCCAGGCGGACGTGTCGGTCGAGGCCGAAGTCCGGGCAGCGGTCGATGAGACCGTGAGGCGGTATGGGACGGTCCACGTACTCGTTAACAACGCGGGTATCGATCCGCGATGCCATTGGCACGAGATAACGGGCGATGAATGGGACCGCGTCATGAATACGAACGTGAAGTCGCAATTTTATTGCGCCAAGGCGGTATTCCCCCACATGAAGACGCAGGGGTACGGGAAAATCATCAACGTGTCGTCGGTTACCTTTTTTACGGGGCAGCGGAATTTATTGCACTATGTCGCTTCTAAAGGAGCGGTTGTCGGATTTACGCGCGCGCTCGCCAGAGAGGTGGGGGAACACGGCATTGCGGTGAATTGCGTCACGCCCGGCGCCGTGCTCACGGAGACGGAAGGCGAGGACATGCACCAATACGATCCGGCTCGGCTCGAACGGGAAATGGCGGAGCTGCAAAGCTTCCAAAGACGCGAGACGGCCGGCGATCTGGAAGGCGTCTTCGTATTTTTAGCCGCTTCGGACAGCGATTTTTTGACCGGCCAGACCTTAAACGTAGACGGCGGCTGGATCATGCATTAG
- a CDS encoding response regulator transcription factor — translation MIKLLIVDDEPYTVDGLYEMLSEVPDLDLDVYRTYSAEEAIQRLTRAKMDIVLSDIRMPEMDGIELQQWIRARWPKCKVIFLTGIGDISSIQRAIRGGGVDYILKTEGDESILSSIRKAIKELEEEASNEQFVLRAKEQVKQELTLLRRDWFNSLTDIGGYSLSGRKTRFQELEIPLSAEASVLLVHGRVDRWKENTSPSNKTLFINAIQNIAEEYLRPTAFMSVLLYDSQFIWLIQPHRIMEETAVTSLEEQWTDTLTFVAGMLDSIQSTTKRLLHLPISLVTTGRPSAWEDVPRDFQIVKKTMVLGLGNGEEMLITQCEPDKPQNMAVELSPQRLLDLELALESGQPEAFAERLEFAFAKLPNRFRLYAQTYYSIAVLLLGQMNKASNGIAPEDNMVDRLMDLGSHPSKDAALKYLLEVADTLFSRRNSMLVERTNGVIHKLNQHIRDHLDGDLSLNTLADLVYLNSSYLSALYKQNTGRNLSDVIADTRVATAKELLAIPKWKIHEIALRIGFGTAGYFTRFFKKHTGVTPSEYRAELEA, via the coding sequence ATGATCAAATTGCTTATCGTGGACGACGAGCCATACACGGTAGACGGTTTATACGAAATGCTGTCGGAGGTTCCGGATTTGGATCTGGACGTCTACAGGACTTATTCCGCCGAAGAGGCGATACAGAGACTTACCCGCGCGAAAATGGATATCGTGCTCAGCGATATTCGGATGCCCGAAATGGACGGCATAGAGCTTCAGCAATGGATTCGCGCTCGTTGGCCCAAGTGCAAGGTGATCTTCTTGACGGGAATCGGAGATATCTCCTCGATTCAGCGCGCGATCAGGGGGGGCGGCGTCGATTATATCCTGAAAACGGAAGGAGACGAATCCATTCTCTCTTCGATACGCAAAGCGATTAAGGAGCTGGAGGAGGAAGCGAGCAATGAGCAATTCGTGCTGCGGGCGAAAGAACAAGTCAAACAGGAGCTTACGCTGCTGAGAAGGGATTGGTTTAACAGCTTGACGGACATCGGCGGTTATTCCCTGTCGGGAAGGAAAACCAGATTTCAAGAGCTTGAAATCCCGCTCTCGGCGGAAGCTTCGGTACTGCTCGTGCATGGCAGAGTCGATCGATGGAAAGAAAATACGAGTCCTTCGAATAAAACCTTATTCATCAACGCGATTCAAAATATAGCGGAGGAATATTTGCGCCCGACCGCATTCATGTCCGTCTTGTTGTACGATTCGCAATTCATTTGGTTGATTCAGCCGCACCGCATCATGGAAGAGACGGCGGTCACGAGTCTTGAAGAGCAATGGACGGATACGCTGACATTCGTAGCCGGCATGCTGGACAGCATCCAGTCGACGACCAAGCGCCTGCTGCATCTGCCCATTTCGCTTGTAACGACAGGAAGACCGAGCGCCTGGGAGGACGTTCCGAGGGATTTTCAAATCGTCAAAAAAACGATGGTACTGGGACTGGGCAACGGAGAGGAGATGCTGATTACGCAATGCGAGCCGGACAAGCCTCAGAATATGGCAGTCGAGCTCTCTCCGCAGCGGCTGCTGGACCTCGAGCTTGCCTTGGAGTCCGGCCAGCCGGAGGCGTTCGCCGAGAGATTGGAGTTCGCGTTTGCCAAGCTTCCGAATCGCTTCCGGCTGTATGCGCAGACGTATTATTCGATCGCCGTGCTTCTGCTTGGCCAAATGAACAAAGCATCGAACGGCATTGCCCCGGAAGACAACATGGTCGACCGTCTGATGGATCTGGGCAGCCATCCGTCCAAAGACGCTGCCTTAAAATATCTTCTCGAAGTGGCGGATACGCTGTTCTCCCGCAGAAACAGCATGCTCGTGGAACGTACCAACGGGGTCATCCACAAGCTGAACCAGCATATCCGAGACCATCTGGACGGCGATTTGTCCCTGAACACCTTAGCCGATCTCGTCTATCTGAATTCCTCCTACCTGTCGGCGCTGTACAAGCAAAATACCGGCCGCAACCTATCCGACGTGATCGCCGATACGCGAGTCGCGACCGCCAAGGAATTGTTGGCCATCCCCAAATGGAAGATTCACGAGATCGCCCTCCGCATCGGCTTCGGTACGGCAGGCTACTTTACCCGTTTTTTCAAGAAGCA